From Nitratidesulfovibrio vulgaris str. Hildenborough, a single genomic window includes:
- a CDS encoding PEP-CTERM sorting domain-containing protein codes for MRLVALFASFCMIVSLMLSPVRASTIYQIDDGIGDESIGVTTPGLSWTWMNSFNAVGGQDQITSVSIMWGQVSDGLAALVKIWDDPNNDGNPNDRVLLNTLEVVISNANTDVFSLYDIADTLVSGSFFVGVEMASDSNMYPARIDFTLPHQQRSWVGTLDGQIAMNLIDNYGYAGNWMIRANGAGTAPVPEPSTFLLLGSGLLGLFAFRARPERDWTCQNDQPGGAKLPGFVLLAIGKVLEVGLGQVGLVVRGDAQHSTARTGRVALALGNGRGQ; via the coding sequence ATGAGACTTGTCGCTCTTTTTGCATCGTTTTGCATGATCGTGTCGCTTATGTTGTCACCGGTAAGGGCCTCGACGATCTATCAGATTGATGATGGCATCGGAGACGAGTCCATCGGCGTGACAACACCAGGCCTCTCGTGGACATGGATGAACAGTTTCAATGCCGTGGGAGGACAGGATCAGATAACCAGCGTGAGTATTATGTGGGGTCAGGTGAGCGACGGGCTTGCTGCCCTGGTCAAGATTTGGGACGATCCCAACAATGACGGCAACCCCAATGACCGGGTGCTCTTGAACACCCTTGAGGTTGTCATCTCCAACGCCAATACGGACGTCTTCAGTCTCTACGACATCGCCGATACGCTTGTGTCGGGTTCGTTCTTCGTCGGAGTGGAGATGGCTTCTGATTCGAATATGTACCCTGCCCGTATCGACTTTACCTTGCCCCACCAGCAAAGAAGCTGGGTAGGCACACTGGATGGGCAGATTGCCATGAACCTGATCGACAACTACGGCTACGCCGGAAACTGGATGATCAGGGCCAACGGTGCTGGAACCGCACCAGTGCCGGAGCCGTCAACCTTCTTGCTGCTCGGTTCGGGCCTGCTTGGGTTGTTCGCCTTCAGGGCTCGACCAGAGCGTGACTGGACTTGCCAGAATGATCAGCCGGGGGGCGCAAAGCTCCCCGGCTTTGTGTTGCTGGCGATAGGGAAGGTGCTGGAGGTTGGCCTTGGGCAGGTCGGCCTCGTGGTGCGGGGTGACGCACAGCACTCCACCGCGCGGACCGGGCGTGTCGCTCTTGCGCTGGGGAACGGACGTGGACAATGA
- a CDS encoding IS3 family transposase, with protein sequence MNRRTFRRPSGQDCNVELRLRLRGLTEELLRVDSPRLQTLLHRKGLVVNHKRVARVYREEGLSSGSSTAANG encoded by the coding sequence ATGAATCGACGGACCTTCAGACGACCGTCAGGACAAGATTGCAACGTTGAATTGCGCCTCCGTCTGCGTGGCCTGACCGAGGAACTTCTGCGCGTCGACAGCCCACGGTTGCAGACCCTATTGCACCGCAAAGGCCTCGTCGTGAACCACAAGCGCGTCGCTCGAGTGTATCGGGAGGAAGGGCTGTCCTCAGGCTCGAGCACCGCAGCAAACGGATAA
- a CDS encoding transposase has translation MTVASLCRQHVMSDATFCKWRSKYGGLDVSEARHLRRIEEENQRLKRLVAKQPLNIQVLKEILGNSR, from the coding sequence ATGACGGTAGCGTCCCTGTGCCGACAGCATGTGATGTCCGACGCGACGTTTTGCAAGTGGCGCAGTAAGTACGGCGGACTGGACGTGTCCGAAGCGCGTCACTTGAGGCGGATTGAGGAGGAGAACCAGCGCCTGAAGCGGCTCGTAGCGAAGCAGCCCCTGAACATCCAAGTGCTCAAGGAAATCCTTGGAAACAGCAGGTAG
- a CDS encoding sigma-54-dependent transcriptional regulator, whose product MSTRVFPERPILVVDDERAALDGFEVALVSSGYTNIVTMDDSRKVLPFIAEHEAELILLDLIMPHVSGTELIEEIKRRRPEVPIIIITAVNDIDSVVECIRNGAQDYILKPVDKDHLRNRVQQALERRELERENRLLRASLLDGEIRHPEAFSDIVTQDQKMHAIFRYCEAVAPSTKPILITGETGTGKELVAQALHRLSGRKGEFVAVNIAAFDDPVFADTLFGHSRGAFTGADTPRAGLVEKAAGGTLFLDEIGDLPALSQVKLLRLLQEKEYFPVGSDNAKKANVRIVASTLKNLVDLRHRGLFRDDLYYRLTTHRIHIPPLRERPGDIPCLLDHFLELDAREQKRKPPSYHPELINLLRSYAFPGNIRELRGMISDAFMNHASHMLSSSSFRQYIMNECDTKLLTSSIGTTDDLETLQFTTENLPTLKSAIDTMTSKLICKAMEISGGNQTVASGLLGITQQALSAKIKKLKSIK is encoded by the coding sequence ATGAGTACACGAGTCTTCCCCGAGCGCCCCATACTTGTCGTTGACGACGAACGAGCCGCACTCGACGGCTTCGAGGTCGCGCTGGTGTCATCGGGCTACACCAACATCGTCACCATGGACGACAGCAGAAAGGTCTTGCCCTTCATTGCCGAGCATGAAGCCGAGCTCATACTGCTGGACCTCATCATGCCCCATGTGAGCGGCACTGAACTCATCGAGGAGATAAAGCGCAGACGGCCCGAGGTACCGATAATCATCATCACGGCCGTGAACGACATAGATTCGGTGGTTGAGTGCATACGCAACGGCGCGCAGGACTACATTCTCAAACCGGTAGACAAGGACCATCTGCGCAACAGGGTTCAGCAGGCATTGGAGCGACGGGAACTTGAGCGTGAGAATCGGCTTCTGCGTGCATCTCTTCTGGATGGAGAAATACGGCATCCTGAGGCCTTTTCAGATATCGTCACTCAGGACCAAAAGATGCATGCAATCTTCAGGTATTGTGAGGCAGTCGCCCCGAGCACGAAGCCCATACTCATCACCGGAGAGACAGGGACTGGCAAGGAGCTTGTCGCGCAGGCGCTCCATCGCTTGAGCGGACGCAAGGGCGAGTTCGTCGCCGTCAACATCGCGGCTTTCGATGACCCGGTCTTCGCCGACACGCTCTTCGGACACTCCAGAGGTGCCTTCACAGGTGCCGACACGCCCCGGGCAGGGCTTGTCGAAAAGGCGGCGGGGGGGACGCTGTTCCTCGACGAGATAGGCGACTTGCCAGCACTGTCACAGGTCAAGCTGCTACGGCTGTTGCAGGAGAAGGAGTACTTCCCCGTAGGGTCAGACAACGCGAAGAAGGCCAACGTTCGAATCGTGGCATCGACCCTCAAGAACCTCGTCGACCTGCGGCACAGGGGACTCTTTAGAGACGACCTCTACTACAGGCTCACGACACACAGGATACACATTCCTCCACTGAGAGAGAGGCCTGGCGACATTCCCTGCCTCCTCGACCACTTCCTCGAACTTGACGCACGGGAACAGAAACGCAAGCCGCCGTCATACCACCCGGAACTAATCAATCTGCTCAGGTCTTATGCCTTTCCCGGCAATATCCGAGAACTTCGCGGCATGATTTCCGATGCATTCATGAATCATGCTTCACACATGCTATCCTCATCTTCTTTCAGACAATACATAATGAACGAATGCGACACAAAATTGCTCACATCATCAATAGGCACAACGGACGATTTAGAAACCTTACAATTCACAACAGAAAATCTTCCCACACTCAAGTCTGCCATCGACACGATGACATCAAAACTCATATGCAAAGCCATGGAAATATCTGGTGGCAATCAGACAGTAGCATCTGGACTTCTCGGCATAACCCAACAAGCATTGAGTGCAAAAATAAAAAAACTCAAATCGATTAAATAG